cccccggccccgtggggacccccccgctcACTTGATGAGGTTTTCCAGGAAGAGCCGAGCGTTGTTCAAGGcctggaagaggaaggaggagcgGGGTGAGGCgacgggggatggggggggcagccccccccgccctttcCCCGGGCACCCCAGGGTCGGGAACAGCCCCGGGACGCTCTTGCGTCACCGGTGCCACGAGTCTGTGCAAGGGTTGCGGCACGAAGCGCGGCGAGTCACGTGCCAGCGCCGGCACACGTACGGGCTGCCCCCGGTCAGCGGCCACGCAACCGCGGCGGCTTCACGCCGGGAAACGCGGGGACCAGTGACGGTCCCGGCACCGCGGCGCGGCCACCTCGGTGGCACCGGGTGCGGGAGCCGGCGGCACGAGCGAATGGGcgcgccggccgccgccgagTCTCTTCTGCTCGCTTTCACCCGCTAAATCGAATTAAAGCCGCGCCGGGGGATTAGCCGTCGCCGCGGCGGGTCTGGTGGCAGAGCCACcctcggggccggggccgcgctgcccgggggggtcccggcccggcccgggggtcCCCCGCGGCCCCCAACTCACCAGCATGACCACACACCAGTTGAGGATGCCCCGGTAGTTGCTGTAGCCGCTGGCCGAGCTGAGCAGAGACTCCTGCACCTTGTGACacctggggacaaggggggggacacagcgGCGGGTCGGGGGGACGGACGGACACACACACGCAGCCAGagccaccccagggaccccggcagcggctggggacaccgggacGCGCTTttggggggacacggaggggaaAGCTTGGGGGAGATGGGGGTTTTGTAGCAGgttgggggggctgcaggcaggaggggggctacaggatggggggggggctgcaggcagccccgggacaggcaggctgcaggcaggagggcagcatggggggggggggtgtagaGGGCACCATCCCGGAGCCCCCCAGTGCTTGGGGACAcgatttcccccccccccaggaggggacaggggcgTCCCAGCCCCTTGAAgcggtgccagggctgggcgCAGCCCAGGGttgcgggcagggcaggcagcaggcagggcaggcagcaggcagggcaggcagcaggcagggcaggcagggccgggtCCAGAGTCCCACggtgctgcagccccggcccccgaTAAGATTAGGGGGTAACGGGGGGGGCAGGGACCCATCCTGCCCCCGCTGCACCCcaaggggggggggtgggggcaggcagcaggcagggcaggcagcaggcagggcaggcagcaggcagctcacCCAtgagccccacagcccctcgcTCCAGCCCGGGGGGAGCGGGACCCCCCTGCCCAGCCGTggggggggctcctggggggtTTAGGTCACCTGGattggggtccccaggggacagggactccccccccaccccagaggaGGGGTCCCCAAGCAGGGGCAGGGGACAAGGGGGTccccgggcaggggcagccagggagggggggggtcacagcccagcacccaggttgggggcaccccctccccaaagtgcccccccccagcacagccctaaAACCCGGGGACGCCTCCCCGCCCCCACCCACGCCAGCccggggggctggaggggacagcggggtgccccgtgtcccccagggTGCGGgacctcccccccccagggctgtgACTGGGGCACCCCCaggtcaggatcaggcccctGGGGAGCCCCCCCGACCCCACGGGAGCCGGGGTGGGGGGTACCGGGGGCTCCCCCCGCTGCCcgacgccccccccccccttgtccCGGGGAGCCCCCGGAGAGGGGACACGGCCACCACGGCCCCCgctgcggggacagggacacgggggagggCACACGGtggccccgggggggcggggagccgccgccgcccgagGAAGCGGCGCCCGCCCGGGGAGGGCCCCGCGGTGTCGCAAGAGGAaccgggagcggcggggcccgggcggggggcTGGGACATCGCTCCCGGGGACacgggacagggacacggggggacacacggACGAGGGTcccggggacaccgggggggtccgcccgcggcgctgcccggggaggggcagcgggggggagacaccggggaggggacaggggggcaCCGGGACCGCGGGTGGGCACCAGGGCGGGGAGGCTCAGGCCGGGGTCACCCCGGAGGGTCCCCGTGCGGGGGTcccggtggcggcggcggcggcgggaggggaggtCGGTTGGCCCCGCGGTCACGGTGGGGCCGTTACCTGAAATCTCTGCCGGAGTCGTGGCCGGGGTCGCCGCCGTcgccctgcccggggccggggtggtcgtcgtcgtcgtcgtctgctgccgcccccccgccgccccccccgcccgccgccgccgggccccccccgccgccgccgccgcgccgcggtCGCCCATGCTGGGCCCGGCCCTggccccgcgccgcctcccGGCCACCGTaccgcgccccccgcccgccacGGCCTATGTAACCTTGGCAacggccccgcccctccgccgcgccccgcccggccAATGGGAGGGGCGGAGAGCGGCGGGACTGCAACTCCCAGCGGCCCCCGCGGCGACCCCACCCCCCCGGTCTACCCGCGCCGCGGTGGGCGGCGGAGAGAACCAATGGCGAGGCAGGATGGGGAGGGGCGAGCCAATGgtgaggcggggcggggccgtgCTGGCCAATGGgagggcggggcggcgggggagggccAGCGGGGCGATgagcggcggccggcgggcgagcggggggcggcgggcggagcgggggaGCGGAggtgaggggcgggggggcaaCGGGggagggggtcctggggggcagcgggagccccgggggggaGGCTCTTttgggggcccgggggggcaggggccgcgggccggggcacccggggggagggggcagggcggggggcggggcctggcaAAGCTCGTGCCAAGCCGTGCCAAGCCGTGCCGTGCCATCCTGGCCGTGCCATGCTGTGTGCCGGCCGGGCCACGCGGGCCATGGCCGTGCCGGGCCGTGCTAGCCGTGCTGTGCCACGCCAGCCGTGCCGGGCCGTGCTTTGCCGTGCTTTGCCGTGCTAGCAATGCCacgctgtgccgtgccgtgccgtgccgggtCACGCTGTGCTGGCCGTGCCAGCCGTGCCATGTGCCCCATTGtggtgccgtgccgtgccgtgccatcCCAGCCGTGCTGTGCCACGCTACGCGGGCCGTTGcggtgccgtgccgtgccgtgccatgctgTGCTGGCCATGCTAGCCATGCCATGCGGGCCATTGcggtgccgtgccgtgccgggccACGCTGTGCTGGCCGTGCCATGCTACGTGGGCCATCGCggtgccatgctgtgccataCCGTGCCGTGCCGCGCTAGCTGGGCCATCGcagtgccatgctgtgccataccgtgccgtgccgtgctaGCTGGGCCATCGCggtgccatgctgtgccataCCGTGCCATGCTGTGCTGGCTGGGCCATCGCagtgccgtgccgtgccgtgccacgcAGGCCATCGCggtgccatgctgtgccataCCATGCTGTGCCGCACTAGCTGGGCCATCGCggtgccatgctgtgccataCCGTGCCATGCTGTGCTGGCTGGGCCATTGCGGTGCTGTGCTGGGCCACGCTGTGCTGGCCGTGCCATGCTATGTGGGCCATCGCGGTGCCGTGCTGTGCCATACCGTGCCgtgctgtgctggctgggcCATCGCagtgccgtgccgtgccgtgccacgcAGGCCATCACggtgccatgctgtgccataCCGTGCCGTGCCGCGCTAGCTGGGCCATCGcggtgccgtgccgtgccacgcCACCCACGCCGACCGTGCCGGTGCCGCCGCAGGCGCGGGGCGCTGCGGGCGGTGGGCGCAGCAGCGGGTGCAGGTGCTGCGGGCGCTGCGCAGTGACCcggtggggctggaggggctgcgggcggcggcgcgggggccgggggggctctgccccgaGCTGCGCCGCCAGGTCTGGCCCAGGCTGCTCAGCGTCGACCCCTGCAACCTGCCCCCCCGGCCAGGtacggggggcggggggctgggggcgggggggccctgGCGCCTGGGGTCGCTTTACACCCCCTTCCTGCTCAGCCTTGGCCCGCTGCAACGGGCTGGCACCGCCCCGACTTTCCACCCCCCGTTCCCCCACCCCGaccctcaccccctcccccacccccactccCCCACATTCCCCCCATCCTATTGCCACCCCACCCCCATTCCCCCCGTTCCCAGCCCCCCattcccccatcccccttccccatccccctgcatccccatccccccttcccagccccccatttccccctgcacccccagcccccattcccagcccccagcccccattcCCCCCGTTCCCAGCCCCCcattcccccatccccctcttccccatcccccttcatccccatccccccttcccagccccccattccccctgcaccccagcccccattcccagcccccagcccccattaCCCCCATTCCCAGCCCCCCattccccctgcacccccattcccccatcccctctcccccccagccccccattgccccctgcacccccagcccccattcccagcccccattccccccgtccccctgctcccctccccagccccccgccgcctgACGCAGCACCGgggcccccgcagccccccgccctccAGGAGCACCGGGACcggggccagatcctgctggACGTGgcccgctccgcgccgcgctTCCCCccggtgagcggggccgggacccccgcgggggctggggggctccgCGATGGGGGGCTGGGATTGgggatgggggctgggggctggggctctgccgTGGGGGCTGGGATGGGTATGGGGGATGGGGGCTCCACGATGGGGGGCTGGGACTGGgtatgggggctgggggatgggGCTCTGCCGTGGGGGGCTGGGACTGGGtatgggggatgggggggctctgccatggggggctgggggatgggGGCTCTGCCGTGGGGGGCTGGgactggggatgggggatggggggctctgccatggggggctgggggctgggggctctgcgatgcgggggctggggggctctgcGATGGGGGGCTGGGACCGGGTTGGGGGCTCTGTGATGgggggactgggactgggatgggggctgggggatgggGGCTCTGcgatggggggctgggggactggggggctctgcgatggggggatgggggctCTGCCATGGGGGGCTGGGACCGGGTTGGGGGGCTCTGtgatgggggctggggggctctgcGATGGGGGGGCTGGGACTgggatgggggctgggggctgggggctctgccaTGGGGGGCTGGGACCGGGTTGGGGAGCTCTGcgatgggggctgggggctctgcgATGGGGGGCTGGGACTGGGTATGGGGGCTCCGGGGGGCTATGCCGGGGTTGGGGGCTGGGACCGGTTTGGGGGGCTGCGTCTGGATATGGGGGCTGGGACTGCCTGGGGTGGGTCTCTGCAATGGGGGGCTGTGCCTGGGTTGGGGGGGCTGTGCTTGGCTATGGGGGGctctgccggggctgggggtgcagggggctgcgCCCTCCATTGAGGGGCCCTGCAatgtggggggggggtgagtCTGGTTTGGGGGCTCCGAGGGGGCCGTGCCTGGGGGGGGGCGGAAGCTCTCTGcagcaggggccgggggggggtcTGGGatgttttgggggtcccccccaCAGCCAGCGGCGCTGCCCCCAGGCGTGCCCCCCGAGCAGCGGcgggtgctgcagcagcagcgggcCGGCCTCATCCTGCACGTCCTGCGCGCCCACCCCCCGCTCCACTACTACCAGGGCTACCACGACGTGGCCCTCGTCCTGCTCCTGGTGCTGGGccagcgccgcgccgccccgctgctggagcagctctccaCCCACCACCTCCGGtaacccccgggaccccccaccgccgggacccccagcacccctcgggaccccccagcccaccccagcGTCCCCCCAGGACTCCCCACCCacctctgggaccccccagcatcaccccgggtcccccagccccccctgctgctggagcagctctgcacccaccaccTCCGGtaaccccccgggacccccccaccaccgggacccccagcaccccctcgGGACCCCCAACCCACCCCAGCgtcccccgggaccccccacctctgggacccccagcgTCCCCcgggtccccagcccccccgctgctggagcagctctgcacccaccaccTCCGGtaaccccgggacccccccaccgctgggacccccagcaccccctcgGGACCCCCAACCCACCCCAGCgtcccccgggaccccccacctctgggacccccagcaccccctcaGGACCCCCAACCCACCCCAGCgtcccccgggaccccccacctctgggacccccagcgTCCCCcgggtccccagcccccccgctgctggagcagctctgcacccaccaccTCCGGtaacccccgggaccccccaccgccgggacccccagcacccctcggGACCCCCAACCCACCCCAGCgtcccccgggacccccccacctctgggacccccagcacccctcggGACCCCCAACCCACCCCAGCgtcccccgggaccccccacctctgggaccccccagcgtcccccgggtcccccagccccccgctgctggagcagctccgCACCCACCACCTCCGGtaaccccgggaccccccactgctgggacccccagcacccccttgGGACCCCCCAACCCACCCCAGCGTCCCCCGGGAACCCCCCacctctgggacccccagcaccccccaggacccccaacccACCCCAGCgtccccctgggacccccagcccaccccgctgctggagcagctctgcacccaccaccTCTGCtaccccccaggaccccccggggaccccaccctgccccagtctctccccagccccccccagcccaccccgaCGTccccctggggtgctgggggcgaTGCCACCACCCTGCCCGGGGtaccggggtggggggagggggccaCCTCCTTGTgtgtgtccgtcccccccccagggacTTCATGGACCCCACGATGGACAGCACCAAGCACATCCTCAACTACCTCATGCCGCTGCTGCAGCGCGAGAGCCCCCGGCTCCACGACTTCATGCAGAGGTACGGGATGGTGAAGAAACAtgtggggtgtccccccccccacacccGGCCGCCCCTCACCGTCCCGTCTGGGCGGCGGCAGGGCGGAGGTGGGCACCCTCTTCGCCCTGAGCTGGCTCATCACCTGGTACGGCCACGTCCTCACCGACTTCCATCACACCCTTCGCCTCTACGACTTCTTCCTCGCCTCCCACCCCCTCATGCCCGTCTACTTCGCCGCCGCGGTAGGATGGGgagacccccccccaccccataccGGCACCCCAGGGTGGGGTCCCTAAGGTGCTGGGTGCTCTCGGTAGGTGGTCCTGCAccgggaggaggaggtgctgggtgccccCTGTGACATGCCCAgcctccaccagctcctctcccGCATCCCTCCGGATTTGCCCTACGAGCGCTTGGTGCTGCGGGCGCAGGAGCTTTTCCAACGGCACCCGCACGCCCGCCTGGCCCGGCAGCACCGCAAGAGGTGAGGGGGATGGCGGGGGGCACCGTgggtcgtgtccccccccccccccaaatcacccAGGGTTGAGCCGGCGggtccccctctccccaccgcAGCATCGCCATCCAGTCCTTCGGTGCCTTCCAGCACGCCGCGTCCCACCAGCGCCCCGATGCCGTCCTgcgccggcagcgccgggagctggccggggcggggggcgatGCCGTGagccccctgcccgctgccggtCACAACCCCCTGGTGAAGGCGGCCGTCTGGGGGCTGTCGGCCACACTGGGGGCCGTGGCGCTGGCCGTCACCCACACCGCGCTCGACTGGGGGCCCGAGTTCCTGCTCCGGCTCTTCTAGACCCCCCGGGGATGCCGGGGACACCGTCACCCACACTGTCACCGGCACCGGGAGCAGCCCACGGTCCCCGGCCGGAGCtggacccccccagcccgggaGCGGCTTTCAATAAAGGTTCTTTTCGAGGCGTCTCTGTGCAGCTCCCCCCCgtttttggggtgccctgggtggGGGTCAGGCCCCTACCCCATCCCACCACCATTTggggtcccctgtcccccccgtcccccacaGATGAGGCCAGCGCTGTGCCTGCAAGAAGACTTTAttgggggtctggggtcccctgcctgctctgcgCCCATCAGCCCCTGGGGCAGCTTATTTGCATGTGATTTGCATGCCATCTCCCACCACACTCTGGGGACCATGGGgtcctgccccactgccccatCCCCGCAACTCTTCCCACCACGTCCCCTGCACGGGGGCACCCTGGAGGGGGGGTGGCACCGGGGTTGAGACCCCCCCGGCTCAGTCGAGGATCCGGAAGGTGAGCAGGGGCGACTTCTCGGGCATGAGGATGAAGCGGAAGACGGTGCGGATGTCCTCGGTGGACACCGCCTCGATGGTGAAGTTGCACAAGACCTGGTGGGAGCCAAGAGGCTGGGTCAAGCCAAAATGTTGGGTCAAGCCAAGAGATTGGATTAAGCCAACACATCAGGTCAAGCCAAGACGTCGGGTCAAGCCGAAATGTTGGGTCAAGCCAAGAGGTTGGGTCAAGCCAAGACGTTGGGTCAAGCCAAGAGGTTGGGTCAAACCAAGCCAAAATGTTGGGTCAGGCCAAAATGTTGGGTCAAGCCAAGATGTTGGGTCAAACCAAGCCAAGACATCGGGTCAAGCCAAGACGTTGGGTCACACCAAAATGTTGGGTCAAGCCAAGAGATTGGGTCAAGCCAAGCCAAAATGTTGGGTCAAGCCAAGACATCAGGTCAAGCCAAGACGTTGGGTCAAGCCAAGCCAAAATGTTGGGTCAAGCCAAGAGGCTGGGTCAAACCAAGCCAAGACATCGGGTCAAGCCAAGACGTTGGGTCAAGCCAAAATGTTGGGTCAGGCCAAAATGTTGGGTCAAGCCAAGGGATTGGGTCAAGCCAAGATGTCGGGTCAagccaacccaacccaaccacGGGGGGTCCCAGGCCCCCTGGCCGCTGCAGGGAGGTGACACATCAGGGGGGTCCCCACTCACGTGCATGAGGAAGAGCATCATCTCGGCCTCGGCGAGGCGGCGGCCGATGCACTGGCGGGCGCCGAAGCCGAAGGCCAGAGCCTTGAAGCTGGTGTCGTCCTTGCCCAGCCAGCGGGAGGGGTCGTAGCGCTCGGGGTCGGGGAAGACGTCTGGGCTGCGGCCCATGGCGTACAGGGCCACCTGGCACAGCGTCTGCGGGGGGGTCAGCGCAGGACCCCTGCCTTCCGCCGCTATTCCCCCGGTATCCCCCCGTGCTCCCCAGTatcccccccgtgccccctggtatccccccgtgccccctgcTATCCCCCCgtgcctcccagtatccccccgTGCTCCGCAGTATCCCCCCGGCATGCCCTCCGGTATCCCCTgtgccctcccagtatccccTCCACGCCCCCCAGTATCGCCCCATGCCTCGCAGTATCCCCTCgtgccctcccagtatccccTCCGTGCCCCCGGTATCCCCCTgtgcctcccagtatccccctCGCGCCCCCAGTATCCCCCTGTGCCCCCGGTatccccctgtgcccccagtatccccccatgcccccagtATCCCCCGGGCCTCCCGCTACCCCCGGTACCCCGGGACCCcgggaccccaggacccccatgccccccgggacccccacgaCGCCCGTACCCCCATGACCCCCAGGATCCCCGGTACCCCCGGTACCCCtggcccccgggccccccgtgcccccggcccccgctcaCCCCCGCCGGCACGCGGTAGTTGTGGAGCACCACGTCCGTGGTGGGGTAGCGCTGCACCGTGATGCCCACGGGGTACAgcctggggggcagggggggtcAGAGGGTCCCCAAGTGCcccccccagtatccccaggCAACCCCCGGTCCCCCGTACCGCCCAGCGGGCGGCAGCcctgccccccagtgccccccaacCCCGTCAGGACCCTGCTCTGGGGGGCCGTGCCCTCGAGAagacccccagtgcccccagtgccccccggtccctcccagtcctcccccagccccacagtccccccagtgccccccagtcctcccccagcccccagtgtcccccagtgccccccagtccccagcCAGTCCCgaccctcccagtgcccctcagccgtcccagccccccagtaccccccagtccccccagtgccccccagtacctcccagtgctccccagcccccagtaCCCCCACTAcctccagtgccccccagtacccctcagccccccagcccccggtccccagtcccccagtcccccagtgcccccagtcccccagtccccccagtaccccccagcccccggtcctccagtcccccagtgcccccagtcccccagtgcccccagtcccccagtcccccagtaccccccagcTCCCGGTCctccagtccccccagtccccgcagtgcccccagtcccccagtcccccagtacccccagcccccggtcctccagtcccccagtgcccccagtccccccagtgcccccagtccccagtcccccagtacccccagcccccggtcccccagtccccccagtcccccagtgcccccagttccccagtccccccagtacccccagctCCCGGTCctccagtcccccagtccccgcagtgcccccagtcccccagtcccccagtcccccagtacccccagcccccggtcctccagtcccccagtgcccccagtccccccagtacccccagcccccggtcctccagtcccccagtccccgcagtgcccccagtccccagtcccccagtgccccccagcccccggtcCTCCAGTCCCCCAGttccccagtccccccagtacccccagctCCCGGTCctccagtcccccagtccccgcagtgcccccagtcccccagtcccccagtgcccccagcccccggtcccccagtgcccccagtcccccagtgcccccagtcccccagtcccccagtacccccagcccccggtcctccagtcccccagtccccgcagtgcccccagtcccccagtcccccagtccccccagtacccccagcccccggtcctccagtcccccagtgcccccagtccccccagtcccccagtcccccagccccccagcccccggtcctccagtcccccagtccctccagtgcccccagtacccccagtccaccccagccccccagcccccccagcccccaattccccagtcccccagtcccccagtcccccagtcccccacccccccagccccccgg
Above is a genomic segment from Ciconia boyciana chromosome 2, ASM3463844v1, whole genome shotgun sequence containing:
- the LOC140646798 gene encoding TBC1 domain family member 20-like, which codes for MFWGSPPQPAALPPGVPPEQRRVLQQQRAGLILHVLRAHPPLHYYQGYHDVALVLLLVLGQRRAAPLLEQLSTHHLRDFMDPTMDSTKHILNYLMPLLQRESPRLHDFMQRAEVGTLFALSWLITWYGHVLTDFHHTLRLYDFFLASHPLMPVYFAAAVVLHREEEVLGAPCDMPSLHQLLSRIPPDLPYERLVLRAQELFQRHPHARLARQHRKSIAIQSFGAFQHAASHQRPDAVLRRQRRELAGAGGDAVSPLPAAGHNPLVKAAVWGLSATLGAVALAVTHTALDWGPEFLLRLF